In Nitrospirota bacterium, a single window of DNA contains:
- the queA gene encoding tRNA preQ1(34) S-adenosylmethionine ribosyltransferase-isomerase QueA produces the protein MKLSDFDYPIQNHTIAQYPPPVRDQARLLVLNRATGEMAHRHFSNLAELLEPGQVLVLNDTKVFPARLTGHRETGARTEIFLLHPRSSFQWEALSRGKFRKFHKVHLKGGLEGRFIEDLGEGKALIEFKEEETSVKNHFLKHGEVPLPPYIRRENGLQTEDRENYQTVYAKAYGSVAAPTAGLHFTPSLLDKLGRKGVEIVTLTLHVGLGTFKPVHCEEIEQHKMENEFYSVSEESAKKLRSAKAENRKVIAVGTTTTRTLETISTQKGEIVSGRGYTEFFIFPGYLFKAVDGLITNFHLPRTTLLMLVSAFAGRELVLQAYETALKENYRFYSYGDAMFIL, from the coding sequence CGCGTCTTCTTGTGCTAAATCGCGCGACCGGAGAGATGGCTCATCGTCATTTTTCGAATTTGGCCGAGCTTCTTGAACCCGGCCAGGTTCTCGTCCTTAATGATACCAAAGTTTTTCCGGCGCGATTGACCGGTCACAGAGAGACCGGAGCCAGAACAGAGATATTCCTCCTTCATCCGAGGTCTTCTTTTCAATGGGAAGCCTTGTCCAGGGGAAAATTCAGAAAGTTCCATAAGGTTCATTTAAAAGGAGGATTAGAAGGGCGTTTTATCGAAGATTTAGGAGAGGGAAAGGCCCTGATAGAGTTTAAGGAAGAAGAAACCAGTGTTAAAAACCATTTTTTAAAGCATGGGGAGGTTCCGCTTCCTCCTTATATCCGGCGGGAAAACGGTCTGCAGACAGAAGATCGTGAAAATTATCAGACGGTTTACGCGAAAGCTTACGGATCGGTAGCCGCTCCGACGGCCGGACTTCATTTCACCCCATCCTTGTTGGACAAACTCGGGAGGAAAGGGGTTGAAATCGTCACCCTTACCCTTCATGTCGGGCTGGGGACGTTTAAACCGGTCCATTGCGAAGAAATAGAACAACATAAAATGGAGAATGAATTCTATTCGGTATCAGAGGAATCGGCAAAAAAGCTCCGGTCGGCAAAGGCTGAAAACCGGAAAGTCATTGCCGTGGGGACAACCACCACCCGCACTCTCGAGACGATTTCCACTCAAAAGGGTGAAATTGTGAGCGGGAGAGGGTACACGGAATTTTTTATTTTTCCGGGGTATCTCTTTAAGGCCGTTGACGGATTGATTACAAACTTTCACCTTCCCAGAACCACCCTTCTCATGCTAGTGTCTGCCTTTGCCGGGAGAGAGCTCGTTTTACAGGCGTATGAAACGGCATTAAAAGAAAATTACCGGTTTTACAGTTATGGGGATGCGATGTTTATCCTCTAG